From Coffea arabica cultivar ET-39 chromosome 2e, Coffea Arabica ET-39 HiFi, whole genome shotgun sequence, the proteins below share one genomic window:
- the LOC113733395 gene encoding uncharacterized protein has protein sequence MRIAEARKMRSLGSSYACLESLSYQFLQRCLVSGTAKGKSKIKGAQPLKRSKVTTKKGTGSGDSNQKDGGPRRKSEFDELVDECLASTSPIRFLKPKEKAREAEREKMGLKSKVMEEQEKKWKKMKNEFDSPFFMGTPGLDLIKNFEKGWFTNILPLNILRKDCADEFAPQKVDFRLS, from the coding sequence ATGCGAATAGCTGAGGCTAGAAAAATGAGATCTTTGGGCTCATCATACGCTTGTCTGGAGTCTTTGAGTTATCAATTTCTGCAAAGATGCTTAGTCAGCGGAACTGCAAAAGGGAAATCTAAAATCAAAGGAGCACAGCCATTGAAGAGATCGAAGGTAACAACCAAGAAAGGAACTGGGTCGGGTGATTCGAATCAGAAAGATGGTGGGCCCAGAAGAAAatccgaatttgatgaattGGTCGACGAGTGCTTGGCTTCGACTTCCCCAATTAGATTCTTGAAGCCTAAGGAAAAAGCTAGGGAAGCCGAGAGAGAAAAGATGGGGCTGAAAAGTAAGGTAATGGAAGAACaggagaagaaatggaagaaaatgaagaatgaATTTGATTCCCCATTTTTTATGGGTACCCCAGGATTggatttgataaaaaattttgagaaagggTGGTTTACCAACATTTTACCCCTCAACATTTTGAGAAAAGACTGTGCAGACGAATTTGCCCCTCAAAAAGTTGATTTCCGTCTCTCCTGA
- the LOC113729947 gene encoding putative RING-H2 finger protein ATL21A isoform X1, with the protein MDDMQQKLIALLLISASSLIVLVVSSPEICTVSACYPNEPTIRFPFRLQSVQPKECGYPGFDLTCDSTILITSLQLQNVNASPPQRFSVQAIDYASQEIWLNDPGDCLPQRLLNLNLSGSPFTAVSHQDFTLFNCSIHHRLHNFNPIACLGGSGYNIVATSSERASRILASSCSVVSTIPVPVQLPYYEEVWSSDLSEDIRLTWDSPQCGKCESRGGRCGLKSNSTDHIECITQHAGLPRGAQYAISVGAGVPTLLFVIGLVCFVCGRFKACRRQPYPVIEFSSAVAHQPTLLSGLDGAIIESYPKTVLGESRRLPKPNDTVCPICLSDYKPKDTLRTIPACQHCFHADCIDEWLRLNAACPVCRNNPKQSPPALEPAPAPASDNNV; encoded by the exons ATGGATGATATGCAGCAAAAACTTATTGCTCTGCTTCTCATTTCAGCGTCAAGCTTGATTGTCCTAGTCGTCTCATCCCCAGAAATCTGCACCGTCTCAGCATGTTACCCCAACGAACCTACGATTCGATTCCCGTTCCGGCTGCAGAGCGTCCAACCAAAGGAGTGCGGCTACCCAGGCTTCGACTTAACCTGCGACAGCACCATTCTGATTACATCTCTCCAGCTCCAAAATGTAAATGCATCACCACCTCAGAGATTCAGCGTCCAAGCCATAGACTATGCCTCCCAAGAAATATGGCTAAATGATCCCGGCGACTGCCTTCCTCAGCGTCTTTTAAATTTGAATCTTTCGGGTTCTCCTTTCACGGCCGTCTCCCATCAAGATTTTACCTTGTTTAATTGCTCCATCCATCACAGACTTCACAACTTCAATCCTATAGCTTGTCTTGGTGGTTCTGGCTACAATATTGTTGCTACGTCTTCAGAGAGGGCTTCCAGGATCCTAGCTTCTTCGTGCAGCGTCGTATCAACCATTCCCGTCCCAGTTCAGTTGCCGTATTATGAGGAGGTTTGGTCCTCGGATCTCAGCGAAGACATTAGACTCACTTGGGATTCACCCCAATGCGGCAAATGCGAGTCAAGGGGGGGAAGATGTGGGCTCAAGAGCAATTCCACTGATCACATCGAATGCATAACTCAACATG CAGGGCTTCCAAGAGGCGCTCAGTATGCCATCAGCGTGGGAGCAGGAGTGCCCACACTTTTGTTCGTCATAGGGCTCGTCTGCTTCGTTTGCGGAAGATTCAAGGCCTGCCGCAGACAGCCCTACCCAGTCATTGAGTTCTCCTCCGCCGTGGCACATCAGCCCACTTTATTATCCGGCCTGGATGGGGCCATCATAGAATCCTATCCGAAAACAGTCCTGGGTGAGAGCAGACGCCTTCCCAAGCCCAATGACACTGTTTGCCCAATCTGCTTGAGCGATTACAAGCCCAAGGACACGCTCAGGACCATCCCTGCTTGTCAGCATTGCTTCCATGCAGATTGCATTGATGAATGGCTTCGGTTGAACGCTGCCTGTCCGGTTTGCCGGAATAATCCAAAGCAGTCACCGCCGGCGCTCGAACCAGCTCCGGCTCCAGCTTCTGATAATAATGTTTGA
- the LOC140036490 gene encoding replication protein A 70 kDa DNA-binding subunit B-like: MPRHISSVLNIQKGAEKWTVLAQVVHKGHSQLTREVPPRRIMRFLLTDAEGTKVSVVTYEQHIKTFSKFLQPYQRYYVSNAIVVPADPTYRVGTYECSWILNYKTLIENYAEPVPPMLPCIFELTNFSDLHKYADSDNLCNIRGFVIHAFPIKQPDPASISRDIIIVNEEKKLMLMTLWNEFEHDEGSKIADMISTAPLIIALRVKVTTFNTLSFTTRYSSGILISPPLPDDLSLRQWFSLNKEEIRNLLDAKTYNDANCLLPPPNEEDIKAISNFQASFPVQKAAWVQGTVKLAYGFSKYWTTACANCHKIVNADIDWIIHCPSCKQQSEVELRARIPIIITDASSSIHCIISGEDAEKLIEFTPLQLKQAQEDGFQIDTELNDVLKKYTVVCFLKSYETPFQGQLQKKNTVIKAYTAAELSDRPIPLELPENTQVSSALGSSSARHTETSSKDQLFTPSTKLLLEEIAGASSYKDSQTSATSGAKRSLEFPEDLPADTDPKQPTKAPEEFAKEPAKPYGPPANIKDSPAKKPKAKED, translated from the exons ATGCCTAGACATATATCTTCGGTACTAAACATTCAGAAAGGAGCAGAAAAGTGGACTGTTCTAGCACAAGTTGTTCACAAAGGCCACAGTCAATTAACTCGTGAAGTTCCACCTAGGCGAATTATGCGGTTTCTGCTCACAGATGCTGAG GGAACAAAAGTTTCTGTTGTGACTTATGAACAACACATCAAGACCTTCAGCAAATTTCTGCAGCCTTATCAAAGATATTATGTTTCTAATGCAATTGTGGTTCCTGCTGACCCAACATACAGAGTTGGGACTTATGAATGCTCCTGGATTTTGAACTACAAGACTTTGATTGAAAATTATGCTGAACCTGTGCCACCTATGCTGCCTTGCATATTTGAGCTGACAAACTTCTCTGATCTGCACAAATATGCTGATTCAGATAACCTTTGCA ATATTAGAGGCTTTGTCATTCACGCATTCCCAATAAAACAGCCAGATCCGGCTTCTATTTCTAGAGACATTATAATAGTGAATGAAGA GAAGAAACTGATGCTTATGACTCTCTGGAATGAATTTGAACATGATGAAGGGAGCAAAATAGCAGACATGATTAGCACTGCCCCTCTAATCATAGCTCTCCGTGTTAAAGTTACCACATTCAATA CTTTGTCATTCACTACAAGGTATTCATCTGGAATTCTGATTAGTCCTCCACTTCCAGATGACCTATCTTTGAGGCAATG GTTCAGCTTGAACAAGGAAGAAATCAGGAATTTGCTTGATGCTAAAACATACAATGATGCAAACTGTTTACTTCCTCCTCCAAATGAAGAAGATATCAAAGCAATCAGCAATTTTCAGGCATCATTTCCAGTT CAAAAGGCAGCTTGGGTGCAAGGAACTGTCAAACTTGCATATGGATTCAGCAAATATTGGACTACAGCTTGTGCGAATTGTCACAAAATTGTGAATGCTGACATTGACTGGATCATCCACTGTCCTTCATGCAAACAGCAAAGTGAAGTTGAACTCAG GGCTCGCATTCCAATTATTATAACTGATGCTTCGAGCTCAATACATTGCATTATATCTGGAGAAGATGCTGAAAAATTGATTGAGTTCACTCCATTGCAGCTTAAACAAGCACAAGAAGAT GGCTTTCAAATAGATACTGAACTTAATGATGTCTTGAAAAAGTACACAGTGGTCTGTTTTCTGAAATCCTATGAGACTCCTTTCCAAGGTCAACTGCAGAAAAAAAATACTGTCATCAAGGCTTATACTGCAGCTGAACTATCAGACCGTCCCATTCCTCTGGAACTTCCAGAAAACACTCAAGTTTCTTCTGCACTTGGCAGTTCATCAGCAAGGCATACAGAAACATCATCAAAGGATCAATTGTTCACACCAAGCACAAAGTTGCTACTTGAAGAAATTGCTGGAGCCAGTTCTTACAAAGACAGCCAGACATCTGCAACCAGTGGAGCAAAAAGAAGCCTTGAATTTCCAGAAGATTTACCAGCAGACACAGATCCTAAACAACCAACAAAGGCTCCTGAAGAGTTTGCCAAAGAACCTGCAAAACCGTATGGTCCACCTGCAAATATCAAAGACAGTCCAGCCAAGAAACCTAAAGCAAAGGAAGACTGA
- the LOC140037292 gene encoding uncharacterized protein: MFDDSLDLAMLERNKRRNLNMLTEHMKFTLDSSVSQPYSPIVINCENDIREKHSVETCASQNHIDRNVILPNHCRGKNVYFPPKNTGEVHYTSDSTDKHCLPTMNSSLINLCGVEPATLSQVNCNEEPFVIENQFQSEQVANVKEKISYSEISNLDMELANYIPPLSVNSHIPIIGSTSVISYDKSPLDYSEIYHDKSPLDYSEIYHEGVINKKEYRRQAYFRWKQKKLRGKSRSIGPYDKSPLEYSEIYHGEVINKKEYRRLAYFRWKNKRLRAKSKSIASTNIIENRTSITIVNECSSAVDVQCTSRSRSKHRRSSLKKTQPGRGYKTGRALLDIIPDKADILPRQLDCPHCGAKKFFSETAYFCCQDGEVILAQNKIPDIFKELLTSSSQEAQSFRALIRTYNNHFGFTSFGVKADLTLSKRNKGIYTFRIQGQIYHFLNDFNSSNDHSNNLQLYFNDFETEVSNRLAACPRLSESVIRKIMQVLESNPYAKFFRNLREVPNLDNYYIVLKTLPGVDQRVYNRPTTSQVAGLWVEGQENGETGRRDIRVHTHSGASKNIQYYYGCYDPLQYPILFPFGDLGWHQGIPKKGAKVYGRKRKKKQPVADLISPANAATAEQLIQNEEHAMENIHEDPNFVSLREYYCYKLQIRDNDESWLLHFARLLQQYIVDQYVKLETQRLDFYRLQQEEIRREFLKGIIDALGSGESQASNVGQRIILPPSFIGGPRNMRRKYMDAMTLVQKYGKPDIFLTMTCNPNWPEIKEHLIDKEEAQNRPDLLARVFHAKLEQLKDELLKKCIFGEVAAYTYVIEYQKRGLPHAHFLLILKSKFKMYTPEEYDKIVCAEIPNKEKNEHLYNLVIKHMLHGPCGSLDPTNVCMRKNGTCKNNFPKNFCEETIQTLNAYPEYRRRDDGVQIKIKSALLDNRWVVPYNPYLLAKFDCHLNVEICSTIKAVKYIYKYIYKGHDRTSFSVVNNKSDSEIDEIKQYVSARWVSPPEAAWRIFRFCMSEIKPPIIHLQLHLENYQPMSFKKTANLQNVVDNYHLKKTMLTEFFYMNRTDKAAQDLNCTYVEFPDHFVWLPKQKYWKLRERGESIGRIMTAHPSEGERYYLRLLLSKVRCPISFDDLRTFNGVQVETFQEAALIRGLLQNDNSQEICLQEASLFHMPYEMRRLFATLLVYSCPNDPKALWQNFESSMSEDFAKCSAMTSTQVKRNVLQQIDGFLQSMGKSIHSYNLIPIGFSYENIDNETRELRAERNIVISEIDLNSIELLNEKQKKAFVVISERIYSDRSGVFFIDGPGGTGKTFLYRALLADVRSKGYLALATATSGIAASILPGGRTAHSRFKIPIDIFDGATCRVSKQTSLAAMIKEAKLIIWDEAPMAKKAAIEALDDLLRDLMNSEEIFGGKVVVLGGDFRQTLPVVRKGTKAEMINACLINSPLWHKLEKLQLIENMRAKLDPSFTQFLLRIGDGTQETNENDIVKLPSSIIVNYNNETDAIEKLINIVYPEFKDPSNKLYCSQNRAILTTKNNFVDEINDQLIKKFPGDLTEYLSYDETLNENHQSEYIDLLNTLTPSNLPPHRLLLKSNAPIILLRNLDPAEGLCNGTRLIIKSLSKNVICAKIAVATK; this comes from the exons ATGTTTGATGATTCCCTTGATTTAGCAAtgttggaaagaaacaaaaggagaaaCTTAAATATGCTGACTGAGCATATGAAGTTTACTCTTGATTCTTCTGTTTCTCAACCATATTCTCCTATTGTAATCAACTGTGAGAATGACATCCGTGAAAAGCACTCTGTTGAAACATGTGCTTCACAAAATCACATCGATAGGAATGTAATTCTGCCAAATCACTGCAGAGGTAAAAATGTTTACTTTCCTCCAAAAAATACTGGAGAAGTTCATTATACCTCTGATTCTACTGACAAGCATTGTTTGCCTACAATGAATTCATCTTTAATCAACCTCTGTGGTGTTGAACCTGCTACTTTGTCACAAGTGAACTGCAATGAGGAACCATTTGTTATAGAAAATCAGTTTCAGAGTGAACAAGTTGCAAAcgttaaagaaaaaattagcTATTCTGAAATATCAAATCTAGATATGGAACTAGCTAATTATATTCCTCCCCTTTCTGTGAATAGCCATATACCTATAATAGGTAGTACATCTGTTATATCTTATGATAAGAGCCCTCTTGACTATTCTGAAATATATCATGATAAGAGCCCTCTTGACTATTCTGAAATATATCATGAAGGGGTGAtaaataagaaagaatataGGAGGCAGGCCTACTTTAGATGGAAACAGaaaaaattgagaggaaaatCTAGATCAATTGGTCCTTATGATAAGAGCCCTCTTGAATATTCTGAAATATATCATGGAGAGGtaataaataagaaagaatataGGAGACTGGCCTACTTTAgatggaaaaacaaaagattgaGAGCAAAATCTAAATCTATTGCTTCTACAAATATAATTGAAAATCGAACAAGCATCACGATTGTGAATGAGTGTTCCTCAGCTGTTGATGTTCAGTGTACTTCTCGATCTCGTTCGAAACATCGCAGATCATCTCTGAAAAAAACTCAGCCAG gAAGAGGATACAAAACAGGAAGAGCTTTGTTGGATATAATTCCTGACAAAGCTGATATCCTACCACGCCAACTAGATTGTCCTCATTGTGGAGCGAAGAAGTTTTTTTCTGAGACAGCGTATTTTTGTTGCCAAGATGGTGAAGTTATTTTAGCTCAAAATAAAATTCCAGATATCTTTAAAGAGCTATTGACTTCATCTTCACAAGAGGCACAATCTTTTAGAGCTCTTATTAGAACGTATAATAATCATTTTGGATTCACTTCCTTCGGTGTTAAAGCTGATCTGACTCTCTCAAAAAGGAATAAAGGAATTTACACTTTTAGAATTCAAGGACAAATATATCATTTTCTGAATGATTTCAATTCAAGCAATGATCATAGTAATAATTTACAGTTATATTTCAATGATTTTGAAACTGAAGTAAGCAATCGATTAGCAGCTTGTCCTAGACTATCTGAAAGtgtgattagaaaaattatGCAAGTTCTTGAGTCTAAtccatatgcaaaattttttagaaatttgagaGAGGTACCTAATTTAGATAACTACTACATTGTGTTAAAAACTCTGCCCGGTGTTGATCAAAGAGTTTATAATAGACCGACAACTTCACAAGTTGCTGGTTTGTGGGTTGAGGGGCAAGAAAATGGAGAAACTGGCAGGCGTGATATTAGAGTTCATACCCATAGTGGTGCTTCAAAAAATATACAGTACTATTATGGATGTTATGATCCACTCCAATATCCAATActttttccttttggtgatCTTGGCTGGCACCAAGGAATACCAAAGAAAGGAGCAAAAGTATAtggaagaaagaggaaaaaaaaacaacctGTAGCAGATTTGATTTCCCCTGCAAATGCTGCTACAGCAGAACAATTAATCCAAAATGAAGAACATG CAATGGAAAACATACATGAAGATCCAAATTTTGTGTCCCTTCGAGAATACTATTGTTATAAACTTCAGATTAGAGACAATGATGAATCTTGGCTATTACATTTTGCTCGCCTCCTACAACAATATATTGTTGATCAATATGTGAAGCTTGAGACACAAAGACTTGACTTCTATAGATTACAACAAGAGGAAATTAGGAGAGAGTTCTTGAAAGGCATAATAGATGCTTTAGGATCAGGTGAGAGTCAAGCATCTAATGTTGGCCAACGTATCATATTACCGCCATCATTTATTGGAGGGCCGAGAAATATGAGACGTAAATACATGGATGCAATGACATTAGTACAGAAGTATGGTAAACCGGATATATTTCTGACCATGACTTGCAATCCTAATTGGCCAGAAATAAAAGAACACTTAATAGACAAAGAAGAGGCACAAAACAGACCAGATTTGCTTGCTAGAGTATTTCATGCTAAGTTAGAACAGCTTAAAGATGAACTTTTGAAAAAATGCATCTTCGGTGAAGTGGCAGCTTACACTTATGTCATTGAATACCAAAAACGTGGACTGCCACATGCACATTTCTTGCTAATTTTAAAGTCAAAATTCAAGATGTATACCCCTGAAGAATATGATAAAATTGTCTGTGCTGAGAtaccaaataaagagaaaaatgaacatCTATATAATTTGGTCATTAAACATATGCTTCATGGACCATGTGGTTCACTTGATCCAACAAATGTATGCATGAGAAAAAATGGAACTTGCAAGAAtaattttcctaaaaatttCTGTGAGGAAACTATCCAAACTCTTAATGCATATCCTGAATATCGAAGAAGAGATGATGGAGTTCAAATTAAGATTAAATCAGCTCTTTTAGATAACAGATGGGTTGTACCATACAATCCATATCTTTTGGCTAAATTTGATTGCCATCTTAATGTTGAAATATGCTCTACAATTAAAGCAGTCAAATACATTTACAAGTATATCTATAAAGGTCATGATAGAACTAGCTTCTCTGTAGTGAATAATAAATCTGATTcagaaattgatgaaattaaacAATATGTATCAGCTAGGTGGGTTTCTCCACCTGAGGCAGCatggagaatttttagattcTGTATGAGTGAAATAAAGCCACCTATTATTCATTTACAATTACATTTGGAGAATTATCAGCCAATGAGTTTCAAAAAAACAGCTAATCTTCAAAATGTTGTCGATAACTATCATTTGAAAAAAACAATGCTCACTGAATTTTTTTACATGAATAGGACAGATAAAGCAGCTCAGGATCTAAATTGTACTTATGTAGAGTTTCCTGATCATTTTGTCTGGTTACCTAAGCAAAAATACTGGAAATTGAGAGAAAGAGGTGAATCAATAGGTCGAATAATGACTGCTCATCCTTCCGAAGGAGAACGATACTACTTGAGATTACTCTTATCAAAGGTTCGATGTCCAATTTCATTTGATGACCTAAGAACCTTTAATGGAGTTCAAGTAGAAACGTTCCAAGAAGCAGCATTAATTCGAGGCTTGTTACAAAATGATAACAGccaagaaatttgtttacaagaaGCCTCACTTTTTCATATGCCCTATGAAATGAGGAGACTCTTTGCAACACTTTTGGTTTATTCTTGCCCTAATGACCCAAAGGCATTGTGGCAAAATTTTGAATCTTCTATGTCAGAAGATTTTGCCAAATGTTCAGCAATGACATCTACACAAGTGAAAAGAAATGTCTTGCAACAAATTGATGGATTTTTGCAATCGATGGGAAAAAGTATACATTCATATAATTTGATTCCCATTGGATTCTCTTATGAAAATATAGACAATGAAACTCGAGAATTAAGAGCAGAAAGAAACATTGTCATTTCAGAAATTGACTTAAATTCAATTGAGCTACTCaatgaaaaacagaaaaaagcaTTCGTAGTCATATCTGAGAGAATTTACTCAGATAGATCTGGTGTTTTTTTCATTGACGGTCCAGGTGGTACTGGAAAAACATTTCTCTATAGAGCTTTGTTAGCTGATGTTAGATCTAAAGGCTATCTTGCTCTTGCTACAGCTACATCAGGAATTGCAGCTTCCATTTTACCAGGTGGAAGGACTGCACATTCCAGATTTAAAATTCCAATAGATATCTTTGATGGTGCAACATGTCGGGTCAGTAAACAAACTTCTTTAGCTGCAATGATCAAAGAAGCAAAACTCATAATCTGGGATGAAGCACCAATGGCTAAAAAAGCAGCAATTGAAGCTTTAGATGATCTCTTAAGagatttaatgaattcagaagAAATATTTGGGGGAAAGGTAGTTGTACTTGGTGGAGATTTTAGACAAACGTTGCCAGTTGTTAGAAAAGGAACAAAAGCTGAAATGATAAATGCATGTTTGATAAATTCTCCATTATGGCACAAATTAGAGAAATTGCAATTAATAGAGAACATGAGAGCAAAATTAGATCCTTCATTCACGCAGTTTCTTTTAAGAATTGGAGATGGGACACAAGAAACAAATGAGAATGACATAGTAAAACTTCCATCTTCAATTATAGTTAACTATAATAATGAGACTGATGCAATTGAAAAGCTAATCAATATTGTGTATCCTGAATTTAAAGATCCTTCAAACAAACTGTATTGCTCACAAAATAGAGCAATTCTAACTACAAAGAATAACTTTGtagatgaaataaatgatcaattGATCAAAAAATTTCCAGGAGATTTGACTGAGTACCTAAGCTATGATGAAACACTGAATGAAAATCATCAATCTGAATATATTGATCTTTTGAATACTCTTACGCCAAGCAATTTACCTCCACATAGGTTACTCTTAAAATCCAATGCCCCAATAATTCTTTTAAGAAATCTTGATCCTGCTGAAGGATTATGCAATGGAACTAGACTCATAATAAAGAGTTTGAGCAAGAATGTTATTTGTGCTAAAATTGCAGTGG CCACCAAGTGA
- the LOC140037283 gene encoding LEAF RUST 10 DISEASE-RESISTANCEUS RECEPTOR-LIKE PROTEIN KINASE-like 2.1 has translation MSKLQILCISFLLLFCCLIIKAQSTSNKNSDHGCVPSSCGNIKNIAYPFRLKGDPKNCGDPDFELDCQNNRTILTLNSKKFHVQAITYDNFTIRAVDPGVDNNDSCSFPTYASIRYDDLPTLVYNNFFDYNIPVAYINCLKPVNASRYLDNTACRNGSAAAGSSSSAFSNASRVHSYIAAGEDLKVSDLEESCGVEMFTRVSSRGPMKDITTSLASVHELLAYGFELSWFRVLCQECEATHGSCSLQDNTVTCRHYCPEDVPLSQLGFRFVSDSDNPFQSRLMTNNLFRTYETA, from the exons ATGTCAAAGCTGCAAATCCTCTGCATCTCTTTTCTGCTCTTGTTTTGCTGCCTCATAATCAAAGCCCAGAGCACTAGTAATAAGAATTCCGATCATGGCTGTGTTCCATCCTCCTGCGGGAATATAAAAAACATAGCCTACCCCTTCCGTTTAAAAGGTGATCCCAAGAATTGTGGTGACCCGGACTTCGAACTCGACTGCCAGAACAATCGCACCATTCTAACCTTGAATTCCAAGAAATTCCATGTCCAGGCCATCACTTACGATAACTTCACAATCAGAGCAGTTGACCCGGGTGTAGACAACAATGATTCCTGCTCTTTCCCCACTTATGCATCCATCCGATACGATGATCTTCCAACCCTCGTGTACAACAATTTCTTTGATTACAACATCCCCGTGGCTTACATCAACTGTCTGAAACCCGTAAATGCTTCCCGATACCTGGACAATACTGCCTGCAGAAATGGGAGCGCCGCTGCCGGTAGTAGTAGTTCCGCATTTTCCAACGCTTCCAGGGTCCACAGTTACATTGCCGCTGGGGAAGATTTGAAGGTATCGGATTTGGAGGAGTCTTGTGGGGTTGAGATGTTCACCAGGGTCTCATCCCGTGGACCCATGAAGGATATCACGACTTCTTTGGCAAGCGTTCATGAGTTGTTGGCTTATGGGTTTGAGCTCTCGTGGTTCAGGGTGTTATGTCAAGAATGTGAAGCCACTCATGGGTCTTGCAGCCTCCAAGATAACACTGTTACTTGTCGCCATTATTGCCCTGAAGACGTACCACTTTCACAACTTGGTTTTCGCT TTGTTTCAGATTCTGATAATCCATTTCAGTCTAGATTAATGACTAATAATCTATTCAGAACATATGAAACAGCTTAG
- the LOC113729947 gene encoding putative RING-H2 finger protein ATL21A isoform X2: protein MDDMQQKLIALLLISASSLIVLVVSSPEICTVSACYPNEPTIRFPFRLQSVQPKECGYPGFDLTCDSTILITSLQLQNVNASPPQRFSVQAIDYASQEIWLNDPGDCLPQRLLNLNLSGSPFTAVSHQDFTLFNCSIHHRLHNFNPIACLGGSGYNIVATSSERASRILASSCSVVSTIPVPVQLPYYEEVWSSDLSEDIRLTWDSPQCGKCESRGGRCGLKSNSTDHIECITQHGLPRGAQYAISVGAGVPTLLFVIGLVCFVCGRFKACRRQPYPVIEFSSAVAHQPTLLSGLDGAIIESYPKTVLGESRRLPKPNDTVCPICLSDYKPKDTLRTIPACQHCFHADCIDEWLRLNAACPVCRNNPKQSPPALEPAPAPASDNNV from the exons ATGGATGATATGCAGCAAAAACTTATTGCTCTGCTTCTCATTTCAGCGTCAAGCTTGATTGTCCTAGTCGTCTCATCCCCAGAAATCTGCACCGTCTCAGCATGTTACCCCAACGAACCTACGATTCGATTCCCGTTCCGGCTGCAGAGCGTCCAACCAAAGGAGTGCGGCTACCCAGGCTTCGACTTAACCTGCGACAGCACCATTCTGATTACATCTCTCCAGCTCCAAAATGTAAATGCATCACCACCTCAGAGATTCAGCGTCCAAGCCATAGACTATGCCTCCCAAGAAATATGGCTAAATGATCCCGGCGACTGCCTTCCTCAGCGTCTTTTAAATTTGAATCTTTCGGGTTCTCCTTTCACGGCCGTCTCCCATCAAGATTTTACCTTGTTTAATTGCTCCATCCATCACAGACTTCACAACTTCAATCCTATAGCTTGTCTTGGTGGTTCTGGCTACAATATTGTTGCTACGTCTTCAGAGAGGGCTTCCAGGATCCTAGCTTCTTCGTGCAGCGTCGTATCAACCATTCCCGTCCCAGTTCAGTTGCCGTATTATGAGGAGGTTTGGTCCTCGGATCTCAGCGAAGACATTAGACTCACTTGGGATTCACCCCAATGCGGCAAATGCGAGTCAAGGGGGGGAAGATGTGGGCTCAAGAGCAATTCCACTGATCACATCGAATGCATAACTCAACATG GGCTTCCAAGAGGCGCTCAGTATGCCATCAGCGTGGGAGCAGGAGTGCCCACACTTTTGTTCGTCATAGGGCTCGTCTGCTTCGTTTGCGGAAGATTCAAGGCCTGCCGCAGACAGCCCTACCCAGTCATTGAGTTCTCCTCCGCCGTGGCACATCAGCCCACTTTATTATCCGGCCTGGATGGGGCCATCATAGAATCCTATCCGAAAACAGTCCTGGGTGAGAGCAGACGCCTTCCCAAGCCCAATGACACTGTTTGCCCAATCTGCTTGAGCGATTACAAGCCCAAGGACACGCTCAGGACCATCCCTGCTTGTCAGCATTGCTTCCATGCAGATTGCATTGATGAATGGCTTCGGTTGAACGCTGCCTGTCCGGTTTGCCGGAATAATCCAAAGCAGTCACCGCCGGCGCTCGAACCAGCTCCGGCTCCAGCTTCTGATAATAATGTTTGA